A part of Xenopus tropicalis strain Nigerian chromosome 4, UCB_Xtro_10.0, whole genome shotgun sequence genomic DNA contains:
- the LOC100379842 gene encoding guanylyl cyclase-activating protein 2 isoform X3 yields the protein MTDAWKAITPQTQKWLGCSSAIHQVSRNKSTLHRGTQEQAMGQTQAAYKDEIDVADLQDMYKKFVTECPSGALFLHEFKQFFGVSANNEVSQFMESLFKSFDRNRDNTIDFLEYVAALNLTLRGKLEHKLRWSFKIYDKDGNGCVDKRELKEIIQSIYSIKRGWRRDQEAQLMSPEEICERIFQIVDENGDAVTAGVCGRG from the exons ATGACTGACGCCTGGAAAGCAATCACCCCCCA GACCCAAAAATGGCTTGGATGTAGCTCTGCTATCCACCAGGTCTCCCGAAATAAATCAACCCTCCATAGGGGGACGCAAGAGCAGGCCATGGGGCAAACACAGGCTGCATACAAGGACGAAATCGACGTGGCGGATTTGCAGGACATGTACAAGAAATTTGTTACGGAGTGTCCCAGTGGGGCGCTGTTCCTGCACGAATTCAAGCAGTTTTTTGGAGTCTCCGCGAACAACGAAGTGTCACAGTTCATGGAAAGTCTGTTCAAGTCCTTTGACCGAAACAGG GACAACACCATCGATTTTCTGGAGTACGTGGCGGCCCTTAATCTCACTCTGCGTGGAAAACTGGAACACAAGCTGCGATGGTCTTTCAAAATCTATGACAAGGATGGCAATGGCTGTGTGGATAAGAGGGAGCTGAAAGAAATCATACAG TCAATATACAGCATAAAGAGAGGCTGGAGAAGAGATCAAGAGGCCCAATTAATGAGCCCAGAAGAAATATGTGAAAGGATTTTCCAAATTGTGGATGAAAATGGTGATG